A portion of the Cryptomeria japonica chromosome 5, Sugi_1.0, whole genome shotgun sequence genome contains these proteins:
- the LOC131029535 gene encoding uncharacterized protein LOC131029535, which yields MAAVEVAAMPAELSPATEEVHVQAVEQPPKEEESAPVVEQEAVEKTVEETPAAEEPKAEEESPVAEVAKVEEVSTQEEIPAEEAKEEVVEEAAPAKEAEEESPAKEEEEKEVAKEVAEEKEAPAAPTEVVEKEAPAPETPVEEETPVEAVSAPVTEEVVTPAAEEVKTEASE from the exons ATGGCCGCTGTTGAG GTTGCTGCTATGCCCGCTGAATTGAGCCCTGCAACTGAAGAAGTGCATGTCCAGGCTGTTGAGCAGCCCCCAAAGGAAGAAGAATCTGCCCCCGTTGTTGAACAGG AGGCTGTGGAGAAAACAGTTGAAGAGACCCCTGCTGCAGAAGAGCCCAAAGCAGAGGAAGAAAGCCCTGTAGCAGAGGTGGCTAAGGTCGAGGAGGTGTCTACCCAAGAGGAGATTCCAGCTGAGGAAGCAAAAGAAGAGGTGGTGGAAGAAGCAGCACCTGCCAAGGAAGCAGAAGAAGAGTCCCctgctaaagaagaagaagaaaaagaggttGCAAAGGAAGTAGCAGAAGAGAAAGAGGCTCCTGCAGCTCCAACAGAAGTTGTGGAGAAGGAAGCCCCTGCTCCTGAAACTCCTGTGGAGGAAGAGACCCCTGTTGAGGCAGTATCTGCTCCAGTCACAGAAGAAGTTGTAACACCTGCTGCTGAAGAAGTGAAGACTGAAGCATCAGAGTGA
- the LOC131029536 gene encoding uncharacterized protein LOC131029536 isoform X1: MATAEVSAMPAEVSPATEEVPVRAEAPAVETAEQPPKEEESAPVVEQAEAVEKTVEESPAAEETKAEEESPAVEVANVEEKFAQLEIPAEEVKEEVVEEAEEESPAKEEKEVTEEKEDPAAPTEAVEKEAPATAETPVEEESPAEEASAPVTEVVTPAAEEEVKTEASE, from the exons ATGGCTACCGCTGAG GTTTCTGCTATGCCCGCTGAAGTGAGCCCTGCAACTGAAGAAGTCCCTGTCCGGGCTGAAGCCCCAGCTGTGGAAACTGCGGAACAGCCCCCAAAAGAAGAAGAATCGGCCCCCGTTGTGGAACAAG CAGAGGCTGTGGAGAAAACGGTTGAAGAGAGCCCTGCTGCCGAGGAGACGAAAGCAGAGGAAGAAAGCCCTGCAGTGGAGGTGGCTAATGTTGAGGAGAAATTTGCCCAACTGGAGATTCCAGCCGAGGAAGTAAAAGAAGAGGTGGTGGAAGAAGCAGAAGAAGAATCCCCTGCTAAAGAAGAAAAGGAGGTAACAGAAGAAAAAGAGGATCCTGCTGCTCCAACAGAAGCTGTGGAGAAAGAAGCCCCTGCTACTGCTGAAACTCCTGTGGAGGAAGAGAGTCCTGCTGAGGAAGCATCTGCTCCTGTAACAGAAGTTGTGACACCTGCTGCTGAAGAAGAAGTGAAGACTGAGGCATCAGAGTAG
- the LOC131029536 gene encoding uncharacterized protein LOC131029536 isoform X2, translating into MATAEVSAMPAEVSPATEEVPVRAEAPAVETAEQPPKEEESAPVVEQEAVEKTVEESPAAEETKAEEESPAVEVANVEEKFAQLEIPAEEVKEEVVEEAEEESPAKEEKEVTEEKEDPAAPTEAVEKEAPATAETPVEEESPAEEASAPVTEVVTPAAEEEVKTEASE; encoded by the exons ATGGCTACCGCTGAG GTTTCTGCTATGCCCGCTGAAGTGAGCCCTGCAACTGAAGAAGTCCCTGTCCGGGCTGAAGCCCCAGCTGTGGAAACTGCGGAACAGCCCCCAAAAGAAGAAGAATCGGCCCCCGTTGTGGAACAAG AGGCTGTGGAGAAAACGGTTGAAGAGAGCCCTGCTGCCGAGGAGACGAAAGCAGAGGAAGAAAGCCCTGCAGTGGAGGTGGCTAATGTTGAGGAGAAATTTGCCCAACTGGAGATTCCAGCCGAGGAAGTAAAAGAAGAGGTGGTGGAAGAAGCAGAAGAAGAATCCCCTGCTAAAGAAGAAAAGGAGGTAACAGAAGAAAAAGAGGATCCTGCTGCTCCAACAGAAGCTGTGGAGAAAGAAGCCCCTGCTACTGCTGAAACTCCTGTGGAGGAAGAGAGTCCTGCTGAGGAAGCATCTGCTCCTGTAACAGAAGTTGTGACACCTGCTGCTGAAGAAGAAGTGAAGACTGAGGCATCAGAGTAG